A DNA window from Rhineura floridana isolate rRhiFlo1 chromosome 11, rRhiFlo1.hap2, whole genome shotgun sequence contains the following coding sequences:
- the LOC133367123 gene encoding uncharacterized protein LOC133367123 isoform X4 — translation MKIDYRCIPNGKDILYSLCQQYGGIHFNFNAQEMTCSVKGSFTELQAFTSELLRCLNSKQRVSISSAFGGRSAEKAEGDGALHQEETQAKRGENEKETAAGPLSARKSAESHVEPLEDFSLVIDADIYLYMQKFCCEEFSNILHRHQVGVVDVISDGIANLYLQTASDEAGGVSSLVSAHLALSQLSQQLEGTLRKEKINKRHLGADGSKGLPRELQSLCPQLLIHEDDGHFCLIGNLVEVSRAKQYVQDLIAGREAAQDHQKPDTPQPAHLPLIHEQRTAAAQLESPAESVPRKLSSPRPNSKSEHKLAAKFSSEASMPPFSNRDTPLAGLLAGDSLQTAKRQAPNNERSLQFLPAAAEPKGQIRQPVEFRQVPQGVKTDPSLAVSGGPMSSREGQMSLRLMEPSSLHHVTSAFRSLNLFDAAGTAEPRPHLRRLSSVSVAEPLSAAQASVYYLKQESQEDPYHTLQKEITKERITQMEEGKEVESQITKQGHSSPPLLTIQRDGGGSSGMQKAEAFPVPPAYIHESFTYSELAMEGPEDEALSDLCRYLKNFDDQVVVSRDRYRLDLVYPCELKSQVLEVFRLFSARRVAALAEQILSRDALQSKIQGETLSTRSPQQLKESRRTSLLENSLGLDSLAGETSPSQVQRSLEASSFQPAVAPNCPSDRKARQSENHDQTPDASKQGCPGKSVAVTRQGLPDKLHFARDCSKEGSSHEAESPPWPFPDPPLGVSSPVSLQVAGKCSPAAREGVASDLGLRTASLGSESMAEECELCQSNHPVLFSAPWTNKPCRTRFPTGSISPPYCSASPAIPGTFRASTISQSLPGDFQHPTLKIIYDIPDGVQQAGDPRPGHPYQGDHFEAFLPDNPVGQRLMVLLCKAFEHSLTFQIKSCGSEDRVIWGPIPHKTCMEGGRGRNGYPDAQYLQCVSLKLKDLNIE, via the exons ATGAAGATTGATTATAGATGCATCCCCAATGGAAAGGACATCCTGTACAGTCTGTGCCAGCAGTATGGGGGCATACATTTCAACTTTAATGCTCAGGAGATGACCTGCTCTGTCAAAGGATCCTTCACGGAGTTGCAGGCCTTCACTTCTGAGTTGCTGAGATGCCTCAATAGCAAGCAAAGGGTGAGCATCTCCTCTGCATTTGGAGGCAGATCTGCTGAGAAGGCAGAGGGAGATGGGGCTTTGCACCAGGAGGAAACCCAGGCCAAGAGGggggaaaatgaaaaggagactGCAGCAGGCCCATTATCAGCCAGAAAGTCTGCGGAGAGCCACGTAGAGCCCCTGGAGGACTTCTCCTTGGTGATAGACGCCGACATTTACCTGTATATGCAGAAGTTCTGCTGCGAGGaattcagcaacattttgcaCCGGCACCAGGTGGGTGTGGTGGATGTCATTAGCGATGGCATTGCCAACCTCTATCTGCAAACAGCATCTGATGAGGCTGGGGGGGTTAGTTCCCTGGTTTCTGCTCACCTGGCACTCTCTCAGCTTTCTCAGCAATTGGAGGGCACTCTGCGGAAAGAGAAGATCAACAAGAGACATTTGGGGGCTGATGGCAGCAAGGGCCTTCCAAGGGAACTTCAGAGCCTCTGCCCACAACTGTTGATTCATGAGGATGATGGACATTTCTGCCTCATTGGGAATTTGGTGGAAGTTTCACGAGCCAAACAATATGTCCAAGATTTAATTGCTGGAAGGGAAGCTGCACAGGATCATCAGAAACCTGATACCCCCCAACCTGCACACTTGCCACTGATCCACGAACAGAGAACTGCAGCAGCCCAGCTCGAGTCCCCTGCAGAGTCTGTGCCAAGGAAACTGAGCTCACCAAGGCCCAACAGCAAATCTGAACACAAATTGGCTGCCAAATTCAGTTCCGAGGCCTCCATGCCACCCTTTTCAAATCGGGATACCCCATTGGCAGGGCTGCTTGCAGGGGACTCGCTTCAAACAGCCAAACGCCAGGCTCCAAATAATGAACGTTCTCTGCAGTTTTTGCCAGCAGCTGCTGAACCAAAGGGCCAGATAAGGCAGCCTGTGGAATTCCGTCAAGTACCTCAAGGGGTGAAAACGGATCCCTCACTGGCTGTGTCTGGAGGCCCCATGTCAAGTCGGGAGGGCCAGATGAGCCTTCGTCTCATGGAGCCTTCATCCCTTCATCATGTCACAAGTGCCTTCAGATCCTTGAACTTGTTTGATGCCGCAGGGACTGCAGAACCGAGGCCTCACCTCAGAAGGCTCAGCAGCGTGTCTGTGGCTGAGCCCCTGTCAGCGGCTCAAGCCAGTGTGTACTATTTAAAGCAAGaatcccaggaggatccctaccaTACTTTGCAGAAGGAGATCACAAAGGAAAGGATTACCCAGATGGAGGAAGGCAAGGAAGTGGAGTCTCAGATTACCAAACAGGGGCACTCTAGCCCCCCTTTGTTAACTATCCAAAGGGATGGTGGGGGGTCTTCAGGCATGCAGAAAGCTGAGGCCTTCCCAGTGCCTCCTGCTTATATCCACGAGAGCTTCACCTACTCTGAGCTGGCCATGGAGGGACCTGAGGACGAGGCTCTGAGTGATCTATGTCGCTACCTAAAAAATTTCGATGACCAAGTTGTTGTCAGCCGGGACAGGTACAGGCTGGACCTTGTGTACCCCTGTGAGCTAAAGTCGCAGGTCCTGGAAGTGTTTCGCTTATTCTCTGCTCGGAGGGTGGCTGCCCTGGCTGAACAGATTCTTTCTCGTGACGCATTGCAAAGTAAAATTCAGGGCGAGACGTTGAGCACAAGGAGCCCTCAGCAGCTGAAGGAGAGCAGGAGAACCAGCCTGCTAGAGAATTCACTTGGCCTAGACAGCCTTGCTGGGGAGACTTCGCCCTCCCAGGTTCAGAGATCGCTTGAGGCCAGCAGTTTCCAGCCTGCAGTGGCACCGAATTGCCCAAGTGATCGAAAAGCACGGCAAAGTGAGAACCATGACCAAACCCCAGATGCCAGCAAGCAGGGTTGCCCTGGGAAATCAGTGGCTGTGACCAGACAGGGGTTGCCAGACAAGCTTCATTTTGCAAGAGACTGCAGCAAGGAGGGAAGCAGCCATGAAGCAGAGAGCCCCCCATGGCCCTTTCCTGATCCACCATTGGGTGTTTCTTCCCCAGTATCCTTGCAGGTGGCAGGCAAGTGCTCCCCTGCAGCAAGAGAAGGTGTTGCCTCAGATTTGGGTCTAAGAACTGCCAGCCTAGGAAGTGAGTCCATGGCTGAAGAGTGTGAGTTGTGCCAAAGCAACCATCCTGTCCTGTTCTCTGCCCCCTGGACCAATAAGCCTTGCAGGACACGCTTCCCAACAGGTAGCATTTCCCCGCCCTACTGCAGTGCCTCCCCTGCCATCCCTGGAACCTTTAGAGCTTCGACCATATCACAGAGCCTCCCTGGGGACTTCCAACATCCAACGCTCAAAATAATATATGACATTCCTGATGGAGTACAGCAA gctggAGATCCTCGCCCAGGGCATCCTTACCAAGGAGATCACTTTGAGGCCTTTCTTCCCGACAATCCAGTGGGTCAGCGGTTGATGGTGCTTCTGTGCAAGGCATTTGAGCACAGTCTGACATTCCAAATCAAATCCTGTGGCTCAGAGGACAGGGTGATTTGGGGACCCATCCCCCATAAGACCTGCATGGAAGGGGGCAGGGGCAG AAATGGCTACCCAGATGCCCAATACCTCCAGTGTGTGAGCCTGAAACTAAAAGACCTGAACATTGAGTGA
- the LOC133367123 gene encoding uncharacterized protein LOC133367123 isoform X2: protein MSTCCTVCVRGYPADLPLERVADKLTIHFLRARNGGGEIVNIEFAPQSPDCAMITFEDATAQRVLKTKQHVLAVNGKNYPLEVSAYPTELNPNEIFVRVYMKIDYRCIPNGKDILYSLCQQYGGIHFNFNAQEMTCSVKGSFTELQAFTSELLRCLNSKQRVSISSAFGGRSAEKAEGDGALHQEETQAKRGENEKETAAGPLSARKSAESHVEPLEDFSLVIDADIYLYMQKFCCEEFSNILHRHQVGVVDVISDGIANLYLQTASDEAGGVSSLVSAHLALSQLSQQLEGTLRKEKINKRHLGADGSKGLPRELQSLCPQLLIHEDDGHFCLIGNLVEVSRAKQYVQDLIAGREAAQDHQKPDTPQPAHLPLIHEQRTAAAQLESPAESVPRKLSSPRPNSKSEHKLAAKFSSEASMPPFSNRDTPLAGLLAGDSLQTAKRQAPNNERSLQFLPAAAEPKGQIRQPVEFRQVPQGVKTDPSLAVSGGPMSSREGQMSLRLMEPSSLHHVTSAFRSLNLFDAAGTAEPRPHLRRLSSVSVAEPLSAAQASVYYLKQESQEDPYHTLQKEITKERITQMEEGKEVESQITKQGHSSPPLLTIQRDGGGSSGMQKAEAFPVPPAYIHESFTYSELAMEGPEDEALSDLCRYLKNFDDQVVVSRDRYRLDLVYPCELKSQVLEVFRLFSARRVAALAEQILSRDALQSKIQGETLSTRSPQQLKESRRTSLLENSLGLDSLAGETSPSQVQRSLEASSFQPAVAPNCPSDRKARQSENHDQTPDASKQGCPGKSVAVTRQGLPDKLHFARDCSKEGSSHEAESPPWPFPDPPLGVSSPVSLQVAGKCSPAAREGVASDLGLRTASLGSESMAEECELCQSNHPVLFSAPWTNKPCRTRFPTGSISPPYCSASPAIPGTFRASTISQSLPGDFQHPTLKIIYDIPDGVQQAGDPRPGHPYQGDHFEAFLPDNPVGQRLMVLLCKAFEHSLTFQIKSCGSEDRVIWGPIPHKTCMEGGRGRNGYPDAQYLQCVSLKLKDLNIE, encoded by the exons ATGTCTACCTGCTGTACAGTTTGTGTCCGAGGATACCCTGCTGACTTGCCACTGGAGCGTGTGGCTGACAAGCTGACAATCCATTTTCTGCGAGCACGCAATGGTGGTGGAGAAATTGTCAACATTGAGTTTGCACCACAGTCTCCAGACTGTGCTATGATCACCTTTGAAGATGCAACAG CTCAGCGAGTGCTGAAGACCAAACAGCATGTCTTGGCTGTCAATGGGAAAAACTACCCTTTGGAAGTGTCAGCATACCCAACTGAATTGAACCCCAATGAG ATCTTTGTGCGCGTCTACATGAAGATTGATTATAGATGCATCCCCAATGGAAAGGACATCCTGTACAGTCTGTGCCAGCAGTATGGGGGCATACATTTCAACTTTAATGCTCAGGAGATGACCTGCTCTGTCAAAGGATCCTTCACGGAGTTGCAGGCCTTCACTTCTGAGTTGCTGAGATGCCTCAATAGCAAGCAAAGGGTGAGCATCTCCTCTGCATTTGGAGGCAGATCTGCTGAGAAGGCAGAGGGAGATGGGGCTTTGCACCAGGAGGAAACCCAGGCCAAGAGGggggaaaatgaaaaggagactGCAGCAGGCCCATTATCAGCCAGAAAGTCTGCGGAGAGCCACGTAGAGCCCCTGGAGGACTTCTCCTTGGTGATAGACGCCGACATTTACCTGTATATGCAGAAGTTCTGCTGCGAGGaattcagcaacattttgcaCCGGCACCAGGTGGGTGTGGTGGATGTCATTAGCGATGGCATTGCCAACCTCTATCTGCAAACAGCATCTGATGAGGCTGGGGGGGTTAGTTCCCTGGTTTCTGCTCACCTGGCACTCTCTCAGCTTTCTCAGCAATTGGAGGGCACTCTGCGGAAAGAGAAGATCAACAAGAGACATTTGGGGGCTGATGGCAGCAAGGGCCTTCCAAGGGAACTTCAGAGCCTCTGCCCACAACTGTTGATTCATGAGGATGATGGACATTTCTGCCTCATTGGGAATTTGGTGGAAGTTTCACGAGCCAAACAATATGTCCAAGATTTAATTGCTGGAAGGGAAGCTGCACAGGATCATCAGAAACCTGATACCCCCCAACCTGCACACTTGCCACTGATCCACGAACAGAGAACTGCAGCAGCCCAGCTCGAGTCCCCTGCAGAGTCTGTGCCAAGGAAACTGAGCTCACCAAGGCCCAACAGCAAATCTGAACACAAATTGGCTGCCAAATTCAGTTCCGAGGCCTCCATGCCACCCTTTTCAAATCGGGATACCCCATTGGCAGGGCTGCTTGCAGGGGACTCGCTTCAAACAGCCAAACGCCAGGCTCCAAATAATGAACGTTCTCTGCAGTTTTTGCCAGCAGCTGCTGAACCAAAGGGCCAGATAAGGCAGCCTGTGGAATTCCGTCAAGTACCTCAAGGGGTGAAAACGGATCCCTCACTGGCTGTGTCTGGAGGCCCCATGTCAAGTCGGGAGGGCCAGATGAGCCTTCGTCTCATGGAGCCTTCATCCCTTCATCATGTCACAAGTGCCTTCAGATCCTTGAACTTGTTTGATGCCGCAGGGACTGCAGAACCGAGGCCTCACCTCAGAAGGCTCAGCAGCGTGTCTGTGGCTGAGCCCCTGTCAGCGGCTCAAGCCAGTGTGTACTATTTAAAGCAAGaatcccaggaggatccctaccaTACTTTGCAGAAGGAGATCACAAAGGAAAGGATTACCCAGATGGAGGAAGGCAAGGAAGTGGAGTCTCAGATTACCAAACAGGGGCACTCTAGCCCCCCTTTGTTAACTATCCAAAGGGATGGTGGGGGGTCTTCAGGCATGCAGAAAGCTGAGGCCTTCCCAGTGCCTCCTGCTTATATCCACGAGAGCTTCACCTACTCTGAGCTGGCCATGGAGGGACCTGAGGACGAGGCTCTGAGTGATCTATGTCGCTACCTAAAAAATTTCGATGACCAAGTTGTTGTCAGCCGGGACAGGTACAGGCTGGACCTTGTGTACCCCTGTGAGCTAAAGTCGCAGGTCCTGGAAGTGTTTCGCTTATTCTCTGCTCGGAGGGTGGCTGCCCTGGCTGAACAGATTCTTTCTCGTGACGCATTGCAAAGTAAAATTCAGGGCGAGACGTTGAGCACAAGGAGCCCTCAGCAGCTGAAGGAGAGCAGGAGAACCAGCCTGCTAGAGAATTCACTTGGCCTAGACAGCCTTGCTGGGGAGACTTCGCCCTCCCAGGTTCAGAGATCGCTTGAGGCCAGCAGTTTCCAGCCTGCAGTGGCACCGAATTGCCCAAGTGATCGAAAAGCACGGCAAAGTGAGAACCATGACCAAACCCCAGATGCCAGCAAGCAGGGTTGCCCTGGGAAATCAGTGGCTGTGACCAGACAGGGGTTGCCAGACAAGCTTCATTTTGCAAGAGACTGCAGCAAGGAGGGAAGCAGCCATGAAGCAGAGAGCCCCCCATGGCCCTTTCCTGATCCACCATTGGGTGTTTCTTCCCCAGTATCCTTGCAGGTGGCAGGCAAGTGCTCCCCTGCAGCAAGAGAAGGTGTTGCCTCAGATTTGGGTCTAAGAACTGCCAGCCTAGGAAGTGAGTCCATGGCTGAAGAGTGTGAGTTGTGCCAAAGCAACCATCCTGTCCTGTTCTCTGCCCCCTGGACCAATAAGCCTTGCAGGACACGCTTCCCAACAGGTAGCATTTCCCCGCCCTACTGCAGTGCCTCCCCTGCCATCCCTGGAACCTTTAGAGCTTCGACCATATCACAGAGCCTCCCTGGGGACTTCCAACATCCAACGCTCAAAATAATATATGACATTCCTGATGGAGTACAGCAA gctggAGATCCTCGCCCAGGGCATCCTTACCAAGGAGATCACTTTGAGGCCTTTCTTCCCGACAATCCAGTGGGTCAGCGGTTGATGGTGCTTCTGTGCAAGGCATTTGAGCACAGTCTGACATTCCAAATCAAATCCTGTGGCTCAGAGGACAGGGTGATTTGGGGACCCATCCCCCATAAGACCTGCATGGAAGGGGGCAGGGGCAG AAATGGCTACCCAGATGCCCAATACCTCCAGTGTGTGAGCCTGAAACTAAAAGACCTGAACATTGAGTGA
- the LOC133367123 gene encoding uncharacterized protein LOC133367123 isoform X1, with protein MSTCCTVCVRGYPADLPLERVADKLTIHFLRARNGGGEIVNIEFAPQSPDCAMITFEDATVAQRVLKTKQHVLAVNGKNYPLEVSAYPTELNPNEIFVRVYMKIDYRCIPNGKDILYSLCQQYGGIHFNFNAQEMTCSVKGSFTELQAFTSELLRCLNSKQRVSISSAFGGRSAEKAEGDGALHQEETQAKRGENEKETAAGPLSARKSAESHVEPLEDFSLVIDADIYLYMQKFCCEEFSNILHRHQVGVVDVISDGIANLYLQTASDEAGGVSSLVSAHLALSQLSQQLEGTLRKEKINKRHLGADGSKGLPRELQSLCPQLLIHEDDGHFCLIGNLVEVSRAKQYVQDLIAGREAAQDHQKPDTPQPAHLPLIHEQRTAAAQLESPAESVPRKLSSPRPNSKSEHKLAAKFSSEASMPPFSNRDTPLAGLLAGDSLQTAKRQAPNNERSLQFLPAAAEPKGQIRQPVEFRQVPQGVKTDPSLAVSGGPMSSREGQMSLRLMEPSSLHHVTSAFRSLNLFDAAGTAEPRPHLRRLSSVSVAEPLSAAQASVYYLKQESQEDPYHTLQKEITKERITQMEEGKEVESQITKQGHSSPPLLTIQRDGGGSSGMQKAEAFPVPPAYIHESFTYSELAMEGPEDEALSDLCRYLKNFDDQVVVSRDRYRLDLVYPCELKSQVLEVFRLFSARRVAALAEQILSRDALQSKIQGETLSTRSPQQLKESRRTSLLENSLGLDSLAGETSPSQVQRSLEASSFQPAVAPNCPSDRKARQSENHDQTPDASKQGCPGKSVAVTRQGLPDKLHFARDCSKEGSSHEAESPPWPFPDPPLGVSSPVSLQVAGKCSPAAREGVASDLGLRTASLGSESMAEECELCQSNHPVLFSAPWTNKPCRTRFPTGSISPPYCSASPAIPGTFRASTISQSLPGDFQHPTLKIIYDIPDGVQQAGDPRPGHPYQGDHFEAFLPDNPVGQRLMVLLCKAFEHSLTFQIKSCGSEDRVIWGPIPHKTCMEGGRGRNGYPDAQYLQCVSLKLKDLNIE; from the exons ATGTCTACCTGCTGTACAGTTTGTGTCCGAGGATACCCTGCTGACTTGCCACTGGAGCGTGTGGCTGACAAGCTGACAATCCATTTTCTGCGAGCACGCAATGGTGGTGGAGAAATTGTCAACATTGAGTTTGCACCACAGTCTCCAGACTGTGCTATGATCACCTTTGAAGATGCAACAG TAGCTCAGCGAGTGCTGAAGACCAAACAGCATGTCTTGGCTGTCAATGGGAAAAACTACCCTTTGGAAGTGTCAGCATACCCAACTGAATTGAACCCCAATGAG ATCTTTGTGCGCGTCTACATGAAGATTGATTATAGATGCATCCCCAATGGAAAGGACATCCTGTACAGTCTGTGCCAGCAGTATGGGGGCATACATTTCAACTTTAATGCTCAGGAGATGACCTGCTCTGTCAAAGGATCCTTCACGGAGTTGCAGGCCTTCACTTCTGAGTTGCTGAGATGCCTCAATAGCAAGCAAAGGGTGAGCATCTCCTCTGCATTTGGAGGCAGATCTGCTGAGAAGGCAGAGGGAGATGGGGCTTTGCACCAGGAGGAAACCCAGGCCAAGAGGggggaaaatgaaaaggagactGCAGCAGGCCCATTATCAGCCAGAAAGTCTGCGGAGAGCCACGTAGAGCCCCTGGAGGACTTCTCCTTGGTGATAGACGCCGACATTTACCTGTATATGCAGAAGTTCTGCTGCGAGGaattcagcaacattttgcaCCGGCACCAGGTGGGTGTGGTGGATGTCATTAGCGATGGCATTGCCAACCTCTATCTGCAAACAGCATCTGATGAGGCTGGGGGGGTTAGTTCCCTGGTTTCTGCTCACCTGGCACTCTCTCAGCTTTCTCAGCAATTGGAGGGCACTCTGCGGAAAGAGAAGATCAACAAGAGACATTTGGGGGCTGATGGCAGCAAGGGCCTTCCAAGGGAACTTCAGAGCCTCTGCCCACAACTGTTGATTCATGAGGATGATGGACATTTCTGCCTCATTGGGAATTTGGTGGAAGTTTCACGAGCCAAACAATATGTCCAAGATTTAATTGCTGGAAGGGAAGCTGCACAGGATCATCAGAAACCTGATACCCCCCAACCTGCACACTTGCCACTGATCCACGAACAGAGAACTGCAGCAGCCCAGCTCGAGTCCCCTGCAGAGTCTGTGCCAAGGAAACTGAGCTCACCAAGGCCCAACAGCAAATCTGAACACAAATTGGCTGCCAAATTCAGTTCCGAGGCCTCCATGCCACCCTTTTCAAATCGGGATACCCCATTGGCAGGGCTGCTTGCAGGGGACTCGCTTCAAACAGCCAAACGCCAGGCTCCAAATAATGAACGTTCTCTGCAGTTTTTGCCAGCAGCTGCTGAACCAAAGGGCCAGATAAGGCAGCCTGTGGAATTCCGTCAAGTACCTCAAGGGGTGAAAACGGATCCCTCACTGGCTGTGTCTGGAGGCCCCATGTCAAGTCGGGAGGGCCAGATGAGCCTTCGTCTCATGGAGCCTTCATCCCTTCATCATGTCACAAGTGCCTTCAGATCCTTGAACTTGTTTGATGCCGCAGGGACTGCAGAACCGAGGCCTCACCTCAGAAGGCTCAGCAGCGTGTCTGTGGCTGAGCCCCTGTCAGCGGCTCAAGCCAGTGTGTACTATTTAAAGCAAGaatcccaggaggatccctaccaTACTTTGCAGAAGGAGATCACAAAGGAAAGGATTACCCAGATGGAGGAAGGCAAGGAAGTGGAGTCTCAGATTACCAAACAGGGGCACTCTAGCCCCCCTTTGTTAACTATCCAAAGGGATGGTGGGGGGTCTTCAGGCATGCAGAAAGCTGAGGCCTTCCCAGTGCCTCCTGCTTATATCCACGAGAGCTTCACCTACTCTGAGCTGGCCATGGAGGGACCTGAGGACGAGGCTCTGAGTGATCTATGTCGCTACCTAAAAAATTTCGATGACCAAGTTGTTGTCAGCCGGGACAGGTACAGGCTGGACCTTGTGTACCCCTGTGAGCTAAAGTCGCAGGTCCTGGAAGTGTTTCGCTTATTCTCTGCTCGGAGGGTGGCTGCCCTGGCTGAACAGATTCTTTCTCGTGACGCATTGCAAAGTAAAATTCAGGGCGAGACGTTGAGCACAAGGAGCCCTCAGCAGCTGAAGGAGAGCAGGAGAACCAGCCTGCTAGAGAATTCACTTGGCCTAGACAGCCTTGCTGGGGAGACTTCGCCCTCCCAGGTTCAGAGATCGCTTGAGGCCAGCAGTTTCCAGCCTGCAGTGGCACCGAATTGCCCAAGTGATCGAAAAGCACGGCAAAGTGAGAACCATGACCAAACCCCAGATGCCAGCAAGCAGGGTTGCCCTGGGAAATCAGTGGCTGTGACCAGACAGGGGTTGCCAGACAAGCTTCATTTTGCAAGAGACTGCAGCAAGGAGGGAAGCAGCCATGAAGCAGAGAGCCCCCCATGGCCCTTTCCTGATCCACCATTGGGTGTTTCTTCCCCAGTATCCTTGCAGGTGGCAGGCAAGTGCTCCCCTGCAGCAAGAGAAGGTGTTGCCTCAGATTTGGGTCTAAGAACTGCCAGCCTAGGAAGTGAGTCCATGGCTGAAGAGTGTGAGTTGTGCCAAAGCAACCATCCTGTCCTGTTCTCTGCCCCCTGGACCAATAAGCCTTGCAGGACACGCTTCCCAACAGGTAGCATTTCCCCGCCCTACTGCAGTGCCTCCCCTGCCATCCCTGGAACCTTTAGAGCTTCGACCATATCACAGAGCCTCCCTGGGGACTTCCAACATCCAACGCTCAAAATAATATATGACATTCCTGATGGAGTACAGCAA gctggAGATCCTCGCCCAGGGCATCCTTACCAAGGAGATCACTTTGAGGCCTTTCTTCCCGACAATCCAGTGGGTCAGCGGTTGATGGTGCTTCTGTGCAAGGCATTTGAGCACAGTCTGACATTCCAAATCAAATCCTGTGGCTCAGAGGACAGGGTGATTTGGGGACCCATCCCCCATAAGACCTGCATGGAAGGGGGCAGGGGCAG AAATGGCTACCCAGATGCCCAATACCTCCAGTGTGTGAGCCTGAAACTAAAAGACCTGAACATTGAGTGA